One Vespa velutina chromosome 12, iVesVel2.1, whole genome shotgun sequence DNA window includes the following coding sequences:
- the LOC124953293 gene encoding kinesin-like protein costa: MIHYGPWIHQQAILDNHQYYAPYITVMPQFQHRNQEQQDLDEEESEQTGDETHDTMTSATSGERSSSADLFRLQFAATQWSKLVSNAEGLFNKLMTSNILPHTEQDQIEQWLCMKQEYEECITNDDATSLHGFPENTRKSLERIEEVTETDEKTDESINRAELKNNSNSSSVTDSDISEPEEDDEDEDDHSDVSSESPDFLEKLDECMNKLKMDTDTIVESKKDVFREMNIEIIPNMIKSINTNNNYVSLAKPIPARNPNSRRNSMLPGSEMCNEVLAFNDNFKPYQNHMLNKKATQFTDTNIFDNYESVTHGNENLTVQNDNSPDLLIDALKTTDVPEPIKELKSLTLNNEAKQTQVRKIQSDLDGAHKRIEELQTTIKIKERFIADMIKNSDARASAKYRFQRKWSKLEEEYYNTRSQLAQAENASIYKDSEEKSAHKKEIELYKNMAIHYEKRLMDIEMIKQIAGDSAKKVLELESSLNTSKKQMEKLKKQLKKEEERKRALEEELAEDQKKIRELEEKYNLTASKLKEMQSESEDEKNNTKLKTDCSEKKKNLQDVSARISHLDHVLKEKSMDLERTADTDEKEALRHEIRNLRRTRDCLVDEKCDLDEKFQKEKTLSTVEERQLLECGETIEAIDAMIEHKNEMICGRKGFDENQSQREKGERMLMERLAKLSDGEMRTLFYKYFLKVIDLKESSKNLEVQNAELETHVEAQEWRIQTLTNALKQTKLEAERRIVLMQREHEEKLHLMFRHIAEETSSSGHERLDKDSELAKYKRENRTLRKRLADVEALLKGPTAPRTASPARIPQQGLKQIAAAGRPITKVTRQRNKLIIQKTTDCDKRKQ; this comes from the coding sequence ATGATACATTACGGACCTTGGATTCATCAACAAGCTATCTTAGATAACCATCAGTATTATGCTCCATATATCACTGTGATGCCACAATTTCAACATCGTAATCAAGAACAACAAGATttggatgaagaagaaagcgaACAAACTGGAGATGAAACGCATGATACAATGACTTCTGCTACATCAGGAGAACGCAGTTCTAGTGCTGATCTTTTCAGATTACAATTCGCAGCAACGCAATGGTCTAAGTTAGTTTCTAATGCGGaaggattatttaataaacttaTGACAAGTAATATCTTACCACATACAGAACAAGATCAAATTGAGCAATGGCTTTGTATGAAACAGGAATATGAAGAATGTATTACCAATGACGATGCAACTAGTTTACATGGTTTTCCtgaaaatacaagaaaatctTTAGAAAGAATCGAAGAGGTAACAGAAACAGATGAGAAAACAGACGAATCTATAAATAGAgcagaattgaaaaataattcgaatagtTCATCAGTCACTGATAGTGATATATCAGAGCCTGAAGAAgacgatgaggatgaggacgaTCATAGCGATGTAAGCTCAGAAAGTCCAGACTTTTTAGAAAAGCTCGATGAAtgtatgaataaattaaaaatggatACAGATACAATTGTTGAGTCCAAGAAAGATGTATTTAGAGAAATGAACATAGAAATCATTCCAAATatgataaaatctataaatacgaataataattacgtttcCTTAGCGAAACCGATTCCTGCTAGAAATCCAAATTCCAGACGAAATTCTATGCTTCCAGGTTCCGAAATGTGTAATGAAGTACTAgcttttaatgataattttaaaccATATCAAAATCATATGCTTAATAAAAAAGCCACTCAATTCACTGATACTAATATCTTTGACAATTATGAATCTGTAACACATGGTAATGAAAATCTCACTGTTCAAAATGATAACTCTCCAGATTTATTAATAGATGCTCTTAAAACTACAGATGTGCCAGAACCAATcaaagaattaaaatcattaacattaaataatgaaGCTAAGCAAACACAGGTCAGAAAAATTCAGTCAGATTTAGATGGAGCTCATAAACGTATCGAAGAATTGCAAACGACTATAAAGATCAAAGAACGTTTTATTGcagatatgataaaaaattctgATGCTAGAGCAAGTGCAAAATAtagatttcaaagaaaatggaGTAAACTAGAGGAAGAATATTACAATACTAGATCTCAATTAGCACAAGCAGAAAATGcatctatatataaagattctGAAGAAAAGTCAGCtcataaaaaggaaattgagttatataaaaatatggcaatacattatgaaaaaagattaatggacattgaaatgataaaacaaattGCTGGCGATTCGGCTAAGAAAGTTTTGGAACTTGAAAGTTCATTGAATACATCtaaaaaacaaatggaaaaattgaaaaagcaattgaaaaaggaggaagaacgaaaaagagcaTTAGAAGAAGAATTGGCAGAAGATCAGAAAAAGATTCGTGAATtggaagagaaatataatctAACTGCGTCCAAGTTAAAAGAAATGCAATCAGAGAGTgaagatgaaaagaataatactAAATTAAAAACTGATTGTtctgagaagaagaaaaatttacaagaCGTAAGTGCTAGAATATCTCATCTTGATCAtgtcttaaaagaaaaatcaatggaTTTGGAGAGAACAGCAGATACGGATGAGAAGGAAGCACTTCGTCATGAAATTCGAAATTTAAGACGTACGAGAGATTGCCTAGTCGATGAGAAATGTGATCtggatgaaaaatttcaaaaagaaaagactttAAGTACAGTCGAAGAACGACAACTGTTAGAATGTGGAGAAACAATCGAAGCGATCGATGCTATGATAGagcataaaaatgaaatgatctGTGGACGAAAAGGTTTCGATGAAAATCAATCTCAGCGTGAAAAGGGGGAACGTATGTTGATGGAACGATTGGCGAAACTTTCCGATGGTGAAATGAGaactttgttttataaatattttcttaaggTGATTGATCTGAAAGAAAGTTCAAAAAATTTGGAAGTCCAAAATGCTGAACTTGAAACTCATGTAGAGGCTCAAGAATGGCGTATACAAACTTTAACTAATGCTTTAAAGCAGACAAAATTAGAAGCCGAAAGGAGAATTGTATTAATGCAAAGAGAGCACGAAgagaaattacatttaatgttTAGGCATATTGCGGAGGAAACAAGTAGTTCAGGACATGAGAGATTAGATAAGGATTCTGAATTagcgaaatataaaagagagaatcgaACTTTAAGAAAACGATTAGCAGATGTTGAAGCTTTGCTTAAAGGTCCAACAGCACCACGTACGGCAAGTCCAGCAAGAATTCCACAGCAAGGATTGAAACAAATTGCTGCTGCTGGTCGTCCTATAACCAAAGTAACTAGGCAACGTAATAAACTCATAATACAAAAAACTACTGACTGTGACAAGAGAAAACAGTGa
- the LOC124953546 gene encoding short-chain dehydrogenase/reductase family 16C member 6-like, with product MVASFKVVIPTTMKNLIGETVLITGAGHGIGRELAIQLGLMGCIVICWDVDIDANRSTMSAVSKNGGEVVYGFIVDVSKRLEVRETIRMMRKVGIPEITILINNTAVLYHRSLLNHNSDEIERTFNVNVLSHFWTIETILPSMLQRGRGHIVAINSICGICGVSQKVPYCASKFAVRGLMEALYEEVRMNPKKLDIHFTTIYPFYVDTGLAKDPKYRFPYIFGVVPSEYVAREIIKAIRKNYTEYSIPRCLLSLNAINRIIPESAMRLILDFLANVDQKRIEGTLYHVEN from the exons ATGGTTGCATCGTTCAAGGTCGTTATACCTACCACTATGAAGAATTTAATCGGAGAAACAGTTTTA ATTACTGGTGCTGGCCATGGTATTGGTCGAGAATTAGCAATTCAATTAGGCTTAATGGGTTGCATAGTGATCTGTTGGGACGTAGATATAGATGCGAATCGATCGACGATGTCTGCCGTATCAAAAAATGGCGGAGAGgtt GTCTACGGTTTCATCGTTGATGTTTCGAAGAGATTGGAAGTACGTgaaacgataagaatgatGAGGAAAGTTGGAATACCGGAAATTACCATTCTAATTAACAATACGGCCGTGTTGTATCATCGTTCACTTCTCAATCATAATTCCGATGAAATTGAACGGACATTTAATGTCAACGTTTTATCTCATTTTTGG acgATAGAAACTATACTTCCATCAATGTTACAACGAGGTAGAGGTCACATCGTAGCTATAAACAGTATATGTGGAATATGCGGAGTATCGCAAAAAGTCCCTTACTGTGCCTCGAAATTTGCTGTTAGAG GTCTAATGGAAGCTCTATACGAAGAAGTGAGAATGAATCCTAAAAAACTTGACATACATTTCACAACGATTTATCCGTTTTACGTTGACACAGGATTAGCAAAAGATCCTAAGTATAG atTTCCTTACATTTTCGGAGTCGTCCCATCGGAATACGTAGCTCGTGAAATTATTAAAgcgattagaaaaaattacacGGAATATTCTATACCACGATGTCTTCTCTCCCTGAATGCTATAAACAG gaTTATTCCTGAGTCAGCAATGCGACTGATTCTTGATTTCCTCGCGAACGTCGATCAAAAGCGAATTGAAGGAACGTTGTACCACGtcgaaaattaa
- the LOC124953346 gene encoding protein PFC0760c-like: MSDNEIDNTFNKKNTNDQSSEEFRKPLPELTTEGDILEVKALKKQLEKEIIEQSSATTGLNKQLDYCRHVLNSSSISIKNKYTNINLRNDLYRFAGIYCVKSDKPIVIEFSAGDKVTSNSLFSIEILQIDNQYKLGKWVMPLSIDLNDILSKYPLDNPNNLKSFLKCCKHYIDCYIYRRKQYYDLKNFLGDVINCSIDTCLGYTRIHLHMSELQLIELSETYNVTLFMAYKFNETFPYVISTEQRDDKPLSEEIIRNLNKYFKPLKKLNLRDAFEKMINNNRYFHWPKIFKDPDNNNMPSMSLQDEDSTLRKTKRDYQKKKKKINSESNLENDLTDSEIENSDKCSSNLEEYEERSKLNDKKNKNVEENLNSTEMLKNIGKKKRNKNTKKEDKKLAAMKTTQKPDANEEKLETILDFDKLNLFNNSKKKFVDRKNTPKRSAKCIEDGEKIENRPKRQSISRQTKLLAKELNSSLNITEKDDKADKKISVSKNKLKKDLNKPSVKSVTDTPTEGKKNLNEKNISRSSSITKCSDENLFKDNIKKTDKSKTTDIKNKTASYNVNTSNKKMILSMKSITESIVPIEDKEPPMVTTEINLDKILSSTPISGNVQTKLYNTHCSEISEIVTFPTKIKSKETMTNISKENDNNSSNTDDNEDEQFNEVQTKELLEDIELAHKTLKKKDEKTHNIRMKKNKQKDVKQTNRKKKK; the protein is encoded by the exons atgtCGGATAATGAAATAGacaatacatttaataaaaaaaatactaatgaTCAATCTTCGGAGGAATTTCGGAAACCTTTACCTGAACTAACTACTGAAG GTGATATCCTTGAAGTTAAGgcattaaaaaaacaattagaaaaagaaataatcgaacAATCATCGGCGACAACCGGATTGAACAAACAATTGGATTATTGTAGACATGTTTTGAATTCATCttcaatttcaataaaaaacaaatatacgaACATTAATTTGAGAAATGATTTATACAGATTTGCTGGAATTTACTGTGTCAAATCTGATAAGCCAATTGTGATAGAATTCTCAGCAGGAGATAAAGTGACGagtaattctttattttccatagaaattttgcaaattgataatcaatataaattagGAAAATGGGTGATGCCTTTGTCGATCGATTTgaatgatattttatcaaaatatccATTGGATAATCcgaataatttgaaatcatttttaaaatgttgCAAACATTACATcgattgttatatttatcgtcGAAAACAATACTATGATTTAAAG AATTTTCTCGGAGATGTAATAAACTGTTCCATAGACACCTGTCTTGGATACACACGAATTCACTTACATATGTCAGAATTACAATTGATCGAACTTAGTGAAACATATAACGTTACTCTGTTTATGGcctataaatttaatgaaacatttcCATATGTAATAAGCACTGAACAAAGGGACGATAAACCTTTGTCGgaagaaattattcgaaacttaaataaatattttaaaccaTTAAAAAAGCTTAACTTAAGAGATGCatttgaaaaaatgattaataataatcgctaTTTTCATTGGCCGAAAATATTTAAGGATcctgataacaataatatgcCATCGatg TCTCTACAAGATGAAGACAGTACattgagaaaaacaaaacgagattatcaaaagaaaaaaaagaaaataaattcggaAAGCAATCTCGAAAACGATTTAACCGATTCAGAAATCGAAAATAGTGATAAATGCTCGTCGAATTTGGAGGAGTATGAGGAACGATCAaaattgaatgataaaaaaaataaaaatgtcgaagaaaatttaaattcaacTGAAATGCTGAAAAacattggaaaaaagaaaagaaacaaaaatacgaagaaagagGACAAAAAGTTGGCTGCGATGAAAACGACACAAAAGCCAGATGCAAATGAGGAAAAATTAGAAACGATTTTAGATTTCGATAAACTCAATCTTTTTAacaattcgaaaaagaaatttgttgatAGAAAAAATACGCCTAAAAGATCCGCCAAGTGTATCGAGGATGgcgaaaaaattgaaaacagACCAAAACGTCAATCGATCTCCAGACAAACGAAATTACTCGCGAAAGAATTAAATAgcagtttaaatattactgagAAGGATGACAAAGCGGACAAAAAAATTTCAGTcagtaaaaacaaattaaaaaaagatttgaacaAACCATCTGTAAAATCTGTCACAGATACTCCAACAGAgggtaaaaaaaatcttaatgaaaaaaatataagtagaTCTTCGTCGATAACAAAATGTTCAGACGAAAATTTGttcaaagataatattaaaaaaactgataaaagtaaaacaactgatattaagaataaaacaGCTTCGTACAATGTAAACACAtctaataagaaaatgatacTTTCTATGAAGTCAATAACAGAATCTATTGTACCGATAGAAGATAAAGAACCTCCGATGGTAACAACGGAAATTAATCTTGATAAAATCTTAAGTAGCACACCGATTTCAGGCAACgtacaaacaaaattatacaataCACATTGTTCAGAGATTAGTGAGATTGTAACCTTcccaacgaaaataaaatcaaaggaaacaatgacaaatatttcgaaagaaaatgataataattcttcGAACACCGATGATAACGAAGATGAACAATTTAATGAAGTACAAACAAAGGAATTATTGGAAGATATTGAACTGGCACATAagacattaaaaaagaaagacgagaaAACACATAATattcgtatgaaaaaaaataaacaaaaagatgttaaacaaacgaatagaaaaaaaaaaaaataa
- the LOC124953345 gene encoding phospholipid-transporting ATPase ABCA1-like, whose protein sequence is MYTKKDIIDKLPHDVEYWYAPQNDFTDDLMSRSSRILNIKIQPADSEKSLIMLHYSKNISTKALWAIFEVNKDGRPNTLNYKIRSSEIGESKLMMHDEEPSYKDPYIWTGFMAFQMAIENSFIDIWKNSQISPIGENLTITRYPYYKIDFLIIQSIVYPNINVIYYMTVIAFLLLPMASLQKMIHDKETGFRGLMRLTNMSFTVMYLGWLNYLMISCLPVGIACTILLYPIFMNSYLITIFLFITMYIILSTLVVFAVGTFFRYSMKAILISLSIWIFLSYFTIVLDQFLVTASLTWHIVSLILPHSGLLYGIMAFASGAEIDKYLLNSLKEFLIINGTQSYINLSSPISTREISETTNNEYEIIYIKEKISINIVLISWILHIIFWLSLTIYLDNINPGQYWSAKPWYFLCKRAHPKNIYYKYKLRGSTNWSAVERIPSFIKLSILVRCATKKFGTFGNSSTILNEVTIDFYQNEFSVILGNNGSGKSTLLKLITGIYSLTGGGIYVQGRDFNEDINITNFFGYCPQENILVNYMTTVEHLYIFGMMKGMTYKDAYANALELLKKLRLESVKNKKLKDLSNGMQRRICLGMALIGESQILILDEPANGVDSEDRRQIWDLLSITSRAILSNYRIFIGIGYILSLVVHENYNLNLLQTEIQKFSSEVITLRGIMGLVIRFDVPRNSRFTKLLQYLNNNKQRLNIVSVTFTTASIEGQFLRISLASQFKERGVKYPSKEYELIVQQRRQNILRNAKPWDRLSGTVLWYQQIFAMFFKKFLHVTSSWKLYLLSISLATITLILATMINELSNCTIFDTTEKTMSLKDYVDSNFKTLYYAADSTLANKFLVTLYKTSRSYNEKGTYHVLRTIPASEIMTNPNLHSIKFKDRCLMSVDIQSDGSIDLMYSSTFVHSGPVALNLLNNAILRHYCGSNKCNIELKNHPLIHPKKWQHQFVHSRNIRNWQNAAIIGTLFLLLPTIDLGIKELNSLSKMLQINTVGVSTLMYWIPIYIIDLLIYIITVLILAAFFLVTYNEEIFLVTDIVQVLYIFLFYGACAIPFNYCIQLFTKKQQNVYLIVILINIFVILLLNGFFIFPIFYTFDHYGRYLFELFLHIIPSYNLACALSNYLILNLYNKKCSKNTCDTEISIENPCCQNCGEKMCFKSLNTMLTRQSGQDFFHSVFDDLIIMLSMTIALHLILQIFEEANRLKWYRPIVSYENNNNTLELTVINEKKQVEEHMKFYKENQCLPKHVVLAAKNLTKIYGKAKIVQNANFNVYQRDCFGLLGLNGSGKSTIFKMLIGQTRMSVGKAVIYEYEFLKNLEMFIGMIGYCPQVNGLNDFMTGRQHLILYAALRGIPSENLIDEVNKWIDLLDLLGFENMKIRNCSWGIQRKISILQSLIGDLPLILLDEPSTGIDVIAREAICDVLYQIREMGRSLLIITHNMQEAEAMCIRVGILVDGRFVVIDSCENLKRKHDNNFFLTISVTPVFQDHQHLVIINNVMNEAFPGINLKDFHLGIIEYELESNISHSNVFDILEQLRRRYPWITDFTIHQSSMDQVFLDLAIKNDSIIQKQILRRTKFLNFLKRFKQRSKPRASIFTNS, encoded by the exons ATGTATACGAAAAAGGacataattgataaattaccACATGATGTAGAATATTGGTATGCGCCACAAAATGATTTTACCGACGATTTGATGTCACGTTCTTCACGTATActcaatataaaaa TACAACCAGCTGACAGTGAAAAGAGTCTTATTATGTTgcattattcaaaaaatatatctactaAAGCATTATGGGCAATCTTTGAAGTAAACAAAGATGGACGACCGAATActttaaattacaaaattcgTTCCTCAGAAATCGGCGAAAGTAAACTTATGATGCACGATGAAGAACCGTCTTATAAAG ATCCTTACATCTGGACCGGTTTCATGGCATTTCAAATGGcaattgaaaattcttttatcgatatatggAAAAATTCACAAATTTCTCCTATAGGAGAAaac TTGACAATAactcgttatccttattataagattgattttcttataatacaaAGTATCGTTTATCcgaatattaatgttatttattacatGACTGTGAtagcttttcttcttttaccaaTGGCAAGTCTGCAGAAAATGATTCACGACAAAGAAACTGGTTTCAGA ggTCTTATGAGATTAACAAATATGTCATTTACCGTCATGTATCTCGGTTGGTTAAATTATTTGATGATTTCTTGTCTGCCAGTCGGAATAGCATGTACCATATTACTCTATCCAATATTCATgaattcttatttaataacgatttttctttttattaccatGTATATTATTCTCTCGACATTAGTTGTCTTTGCTGTTGGaactttctttcgatatt CAATGAAAGCGATATTGATATCACTCTCAATTTGGATATTCCTATCTTATTTTACTATTGTTCTGGATCAATTCTTGGTAACAGCTTCTCTGACCTGGCATATTGTATCGTTGATTTTACCACATAGTGGTTTACTTTATGGAATTATGGCATTCGCATCTGGAGCAGAAAttg ataaatatttattaaattcattgaaagaatttttaattatcaatggAACTCAGTCatacattaatttatcatcCCCAATATCGACAAGGGAAATCTCTGAGACAACAAACAATGaatacgaaattatttatataaaagagaaaatatctattaatatagtTTTGATATCTTGGATTctgcatattattttttggttATCTCttacaatatatttagataacATTAATCCTGGTCAATATTGGAGTGCTAAACCATGGTACTTTTTATGTAAG AGAGCTCatccaaaaaatatatattacaagtaTAAATTACGAGGTTCCACAAATTGGTCAGCTGTGGAAAGAATCCCATCCTTCATAAAG TTATCAATCTTAGTACGATGTGCCACTAAAAAATTCGGTACATTTGGCAATAGTTCTACAATTCTGAACGAAGTTACCATTGACTTTTATCAAAATGAATTCAGTGTAATACTTGGAAACAATGGTTCTGGAAAGAGCACTCTATTAAAACTTATAACAG gAATATATAGTCTTACGGGTGGTGGTATTTATGTGCAAGGAAGAGATTTCAATGAGGATATAAATATCACTAATTTCTTTGGTTACTGCCCTCAAGAGAATATTTTAGTCAATTATATGACAACTGTTGAGCATCTCTACATATTTGGaatg ATGAAAGGAATGACATATAAAGATGCTTATGCCAATGCGttggaattattaaaaaagctTAGATTAGAGTCtgtgaagaataaaaaattaaaagatttatcTAATGGCATGCAAAGACGTATTTGTCTGGGAATGGCCTTAATTGGAGAGTCTCAA ataCTAATATTGGATGAGCCAGCTAATGGAGTTGATTCGGAAGACAGAAGACAAATTTGGGATTTGCTATCG ATAACGTCAAGAgcaattttatcgaattatcgtatttttatagGGATTGGATACATTTTAAGTTTAGTGGTACATGAAAATTATAACCTAAACCTTCTGCAAacagaaatacaaaaattttcttccgaAGTAATCACTTTGCGAGGTATAATGGGTTTGGTAATTAGATTTGATGTACCAAGAAACAGCAGGTTTacgaaattattacaatatcttAACAATAACAAGCAAAGGCTGAATATAGTCTCTGTTACTTTTACTACTGCTAGTATTGAGGGTCAGTTTCTAAG AATAAGTCTTGCAAGTCAATTCAAAGAACGTGGTGTAAAATATCCTAGTAAAGAATATGAACTCATTGTTCAACAAAGaagacaaaatattttacgaaatg cCAAACCTTGGGATCGACTTTCAGGAACGGTATTATGGTATCAACAAATTTTTGCTAtgttttttaagaaatttttacatGTTACTTCATCTTGGAAATTGTATCTATTATCT ataagttTGGCTACAATCACGTTAATATTAGCTACGATGATCAACGAGCTTAGTAATTGTACAATTTTTGATACAAC GGAAAAAACGATGAGTTTAAAGGACTATGTCGATAGtaattttaaaacattatattatgcAGCCGACAGTACACTTGCTAACAAATTTCTTGTTACTCTTTACAAAACTAGTCGTTCATATAACGAGAAAGGAACATATCACGTGTTGAGAACCATCCCAGCATCAGAGATCATGACTAATCCGAATCTTCACTCTATAAAA tTCAAAGATCGTTGTTTAATGTCTGTCGATATACAATCCGATGGATCTATTGATCTTATGTATTCTTCAACTTTCGTACATAGTGGACCTGTTgcgttaaatttattaaacaatgCGATACTACGTCATTATTGTGGttctaataaatgtaatattgaattaaagaATCATCCTTTGATCCATccaaagaaa tgGCAGCATCAATTTGTACATTCTCGAAACATAAGAAACTGGCAGAACGCTGCAATTATCGGAactctatttcttctcttaccTACGATCGACTTAgggataaaagaattaaattcattatcaaAAATGTTGCAAATCAATACAGTAGGCGTATCGACTTTGATGTATTGGATACCTATCTATATCATAgatcttttgatatatataattacagtATTAATTCTTGCAGCATTCTTCCTTGTTACatataatgaagaaatatttctggTCACTGACAttg ttcaagtactttatatttttttgttctacgGTGCCTGTGCGATTCCATTCAACTATTGTATACAATTATTCACgaagaaacaacaaaatgtttatttaattgtaatattaataaacatttttgtgA tattattattaaatggattttttatatttcccatattttatacatttgatCATTATGGAcgatatttattcgaattatttttgcaTATTATTCCATCTTACAATCTAGCATGTGCTCTAAGTAATTATcttatattgaatttatacaACAAAAAGTGTAGTAAAAATACTTGTGACACTGAAATTAGTATCGAAAACCCATGTTGTC AAAACTGTGGTGAAAAAATGTGttttaaatcgttaaataCCATGTTAACTAGACAGTCTGGTCAAGATTTTTTCCATTCAGTGTTTGACGATTTAATAATCATGTTATCGATGACAATCgctttacatttaatattacaaattttcgaAGAAGCGAATCGTTTAAAGTGGTACAGGCCTATCGTATCatatgaaaacaataataatacattggAATTAACCGTaatcaatgaaaagaaacaagtagAAGAACACATGAAat TTTACAAAGAAAATCAATGTCTTCCTAAACACGTTGTGTTAGCAGCTaaaaatttgacaaaaatATACGGCAAAGCTAAAATTGTTCAAAACGCCAATTTCAAC GTATATCAACGAGATTGTTTTGGTCTTTTGGGACTTAATGGTTCTGGAAaatcaacaatttttaaaatgttaattgGACAAACAAGAATGTCTGTTGGAAAAGCtgttatatatgaatatgaattTCTAAAGAATTTAGAAATG TTCATAGGTATGATAGGATATTGTCCGCAAGTCAATGGTTTGAACGATTTCATGACAGGAAGGCaacatttgatattatatgcAGCTCTTCGTGGTATACCTTctgaaaatttaatcgatgaaGTCAATAAATGGATAGATTTATTAG ATCTTTTGGgatttgaaaatatgaaaattagaaattgtTCCTGGGGTATACAAAGGAAGATTTCTATTCTTCAGAGTTTGATTGGTGATTTGCCATTGATACTGCTAGATGAACCATCCACGGGAATTGACGTAATTGCTAGAGAAGCTATATGTGATGTATTGTATCAGATTCGAGAGATGGGAAGATCATTGTTAATTATCACGCacaa taTGCAAGAAGCTGAGGCAATGTGTATTCGTGTTGGAATCTTAGTGGACGGACGATTTGTAGTAATTGATTCCtgtgaaaatttaaaaagaaaacatgataataatttctttctaaccATTAGTGTGACGCCAGTATTTCAGGATCATCAGCATttagtaataattaacaatgtcATGAACGAGGCATTTCCtggtattaatttaaaagattttcatttg GGAATTATCGAGTATGAATTAGAAAGTAATATTTCACACAGCAATGTGTTCGACATATTAGAACAACTAAGACGAAGATATCCGTGGATAACAGATTTTACTATACATCAATCATCGATGGACCAAGTTTTTCTCGATTTAGCTATAAAGAATGATTCAATTattcaaaaacaaatattacgGAGAACAAAATTCTTGAATTTTTTGAAGCGTTTTAAACAAAGAAGCAAACCTAGAGCttcaatttttacaaattcataa